CCAGATGTTCTTGAAGTTGCGATGGCGTCTTACGAGCAAGATGGAAAGAGGGACGACAGCCTGATCGAGGTTTTGCGAGACCTCTCCGATTTTGATTTATTCTGGCGCCACGGCAATGAGACGGCACCGCTCGACCGTTTGGCCAATCGCACGATGCTGATTGATGTACACGCTATGCCAGTCTTGAAGGAGTTGGTTGCTTATCTTGTAATCGAGCGACTTTACAAGGAAATGGCCACATTGCCAGACAGCCCTGTCACTGAGGATCGGCGAACAATTCGGACCATCCTCGTAATTGATGAGGCTCATAATTACCTGGGTCAGAAGAACATATTCCTGCAAAGAATCATTCGTGAAGGGCGCTCAAAGGGCGTCGTTGTCTTCTTCGCCAGCCAGTCGCCAAACGACTATCAACAGAAGTTTTTCAATTTCCAAGAATTGCTTGAGTTTGCATACATATTTCAGTGTGATGGCGTTTCGGCAGGTTCTGTTCAAGACATTCTCGGATGCAGCGCTAAGGCGGCAAAGGATCTGCAGACTGAGATCGCGCGATTGGAGCCTTGGCAAGTCATTACACGCAGTCAAGCCAAGACCGAGCAATTCGACAAGTTCGTTGCTGAGGCTTTCTACAAGAGCTACGCTTGATCAGCGAAATTCACGGATGAAGATGCCTTTGTCGGTGGCGAGTAAACCCCATTGGTTGTTGGATGCGGGAAGGAACTCATATTCGGCGTCGGCGGTGTTGAGGCCGGGGTCGGCGTTTTCTGGAGCATTTTCCCTGTTCCTGGGTATTCCGGAAGGGGCGTGCAGTGGCGTTTTCATTACGGAAAACGCCCATAGATGCGAATGCTCTGGACTACACCTACAGGGAAAATGGCTCCAGCCAGGTTCCGTTGGAGGTCTGGCGGGCGCGCCAGATGTCGTCTTTGCCGAGGCCTCCAGGACGACGGGAGCCGAAGTAGAGCCAGCCGTCAGAGGCGGGCGGGGGAACCACTCCGCTTCGTTGGAGTTCACTGGTTCAGGTAGCTTGACTGGCGTTTGCCATGTGCCCACAGTGGAGCGGATGGCGGTCCAGATGTCGAGGCCTGCGCCGGTGCTGCGTGAGGAGATGAAGTAGAGGGTGCGGCCGTCGGGGGTGAAGTGTGGGTCTGCTTCTAAACCGGGAGCGGCGATAGGGGATTCGGTTGGAGGTTGGAGATGGTGGTCGACGCAGCGGCTGACCAGGATTCTCCAGCCGGAGAAGTCGGGTTTGCTGCGTACGAACCAGAGAGCATTTTCCCTGTAGGTGTAGAGTAGGGCTTCCGCGTCTATGGGCGTTTTCCGCAATGAAAACGCCGCTGCACACCCCTTTCGGGATACCCAGCGCAGGGAAAATGCTCTAGATCTCCGGTTTGTGGGTCGATGGCGGGGTGGGATTCCCACATGGGGCTGGAGATGGCTTCGGGGGTGATGGGTTCAACACGATAGGTGGGAGCTGCGAAGGCGAGGAGTAGAAGGAGGGGCAGCATGGGTTTTTGTCCGGGATTTTTCTATCACGCGCTTCGCTGAATCACAAGAAAAGCAGGTCCTTCGCGTAGCTCAGGATGACAAGGGAAGATGATTTGGTGGAGAAGCGGATTTCTCCGCTACTCTTCACCCAGCCAGTAAGCTGGCTGGGGACCCCGAGCGCTACGAAATGGCAGAAACGCATTGATCCACTGAAAACGGTTCAATCATATCCCACAATCTTTGAGGTCGTGTGGCGGAGCCCCTCCCGGCATCAAATAACATAGCGCGTATGTAGATTGCCTCTCGAAACGCGAGAGGCAAATATTTGGTGGCAATTTGTTCGCACCGTGGCTGGTCTAATTTAATTGCACTTCATGGAATCTGACAAATGGCGAAGGCAAAAGTTCACGGAAACCTACCCGAGAAAATACAGGAGCGACCCTTTGCAGATCTGCTCGGCGAACTTGATTTCGGAACGAGCCGTGTCCACGTTTGGTACACAAGAATTCTTGGCACGCGGGATGTGGACGCGGTTCTCCTTGCGGAAGGTTTGGGGCTCTTCGTAATCGAGTTGAAGAGCATTAATCTGAGTGCCATAAAAGAAATCAGTGGGGACAACGGCATGATCCTTCACGATTACGTGAAGAGTTCTACGAAGAAGCCGCCCTGGCTCCAGGCGATTGACGCTGCAGAGAGCCTGCAGAACAAGATTCAAGCGACACCAGCTCATCGGGAGATGTTGAACGAACTTTGGATAGCGCCAGGAGCGTCGTTGTTCCGGATTAACCGTCAAGGCTTCCTGGCACGCTTTGGACGTGAACCCCAATTTAGTCACGCAGCAGACGAACTGGCCGACGGAATGATTTTTGCGGAAGACCTCATCGATGGTCGAATGCTTCTAAATCGGCTGAAACATATCAAAACGCATCCCTTATATAAGGCTGCGCCGAATAAGACGAAGGACAAGCCAGCTCTTTACGGTGAGGCGACCGCGATTTCGTTAGATGCGTTTATCCGTTTCAAGCTCGTTCCGGCTGAAACATTGACTGCCTCGGAAATGGCGCGATTGCGACGCATCGAAGACGAGGAGGAACGCCATCTCGACCAGATCAATCCAGATCACCATGTCATTTGCACTGGCTTTGCAGGAACAGGGAAAACCCTTCTCGGCCTTCAACTGGCTCTGCGTCGGAAGGTTAATACGCTATTTACTTGTTACAACAAAGTCTTAGCAACGGACATTCGAAGGCTTACATCGATGGGCGCTCCTTTCTTGGAATTCAGTTTCGAAGCGTTCGACGTATTCCAACTGCTGGGGGATTGTGAACGCCGTTTAGGAGTTCACCCTGATCGCTGGGACAGGACACGAGAGACGTGGGAGGAATATGAGATCCGACGAATACGTAAGGTGATAGAAGCGGATTTCGATAGAGGCGCCCGTCTCCGTTCAGCGTGGGAACTGGTGATCGTTGACGAAGGTCAAGACATTGCGGACGCTTTCTGGAGTTTAATCGACTATCTCACCGGCGGATCATCAAGGCTCTACGTGATCGACGGCAAGAATCAGCTACTCTATCGCAACTCGTCTTGTGAGTATTTGGCCGACGGACTACCTTCAGTGATCCCCGCGGAGAATCATCGCGAAAAGCGGCGAGTGTACCGAAATACCAGCGAGACATTCCTCCTCGCGCAGCTCTTCGTTCAAAGCTACCCTGCATTAGATAAGGCGCAACGCATTTGGACCCAGACACTACAGAAGCGCTACCGAGCCAGTCGCAAGTCTGTCGACCAGGTCTCGTTCGATTTTGAGCTGATCCGCGAGAACGGAGGTGCACCCTCTTTGGTAGATGTCGATCTCCTTTCGACCAAGGAGATCAGCTTTCGTATCGAAGAGTCGCTGAAGAGCAAGATTGAGCAACTTCGTTTGACAGACGTTGGGACACCATCAGACATTCTGATCTTGCTTCCTTATGGAAAGTCAGATTCGCCATGGCGTTCTGTAGCAGTCAAGGCATGCGAGGCTGCTGGTTATGACTATATCGATTACACAGACGAAGACAATCGACGCACATCGTACTCGCCAGATGAAATTCGTCTCTGTACCTTCCACAGTTCTCGAGGCATTGAAGGACTCCACACGATCATTTTGGGTTTTGACCAACTTCATGTTGCAGCGAAACAGTCGGATACGACAGCTGCGAATCTTGGATATATCTGCTTGACACGTTCTACCTTTGAGACGGAAGTCTTTTTCTCAGCTCGTATCGATATGCAGAGTGGCAGTCCGGCTCATTTCTTGATGGGCGTCGCAGAGATTACCGGTTTTTGAAGCGATCTGTCCTATCGTCGGAAGATGTGTCCGGATTTTCTATCACGGATGGGCGGCGAGTTTGGGTAGAGAAGCAGATTTCTCCGCTACGCTTCACCCCAGCCAGTAAGCTGGCTGGGGACCCCGAGCGCTACGAAATGACAAACAAAAAAGCAGGTCCTTCGCGGTGCTCAGGATGACAGGGAAAATGATTCGGTAGAGAAGCGGAGAAATGACAAACAAAATGCAGGTCCCTCGCTGTGTCACCCCAGCCAGCAAAGCTGCCTGGGGACTTCGTTTGCTCAGGATGACAAGCGAAAGGCGGTTCGCGCGTAGCGCGAATACCCATGTCCCCGAGGGACATGGGCACCCGGTGCACGGGCCAACCCATTCTTTGGAGAGAAAAGCCTCCGTATGATAAGCGACTTGAGGATGAATATGCGGCGGCGAGGGATTAACTTAAATGTTCTGCTGGTGCTCACTCTTCTGTGGGGAGTGGCAGCCCAGGCGCAGGCAAGACAGCATCTCCTGCCACCTTCCCCTGCGGAACGAGCGGCTTTTGAGAAGAAGCTCGATCCAGCACTCATGCCGGCTGGCGCCAGCCACCGCAACATTGATCCCAAGCAGGTATTCAAGCTCGCAGGCCCAGATGGAACAGAACTCACGGTCGCTCCAGTCAACTTTGATGTGCCTCGCTCAAATATGAGCGAGCCAGGGCGGCGTACCTGTGGTGTATACATTGTGCCTGCACAGGGTGCTGCGTATTTCCTCGATTTAATTTCGGACGACGACGCTGACCTTGGGATTCAGTGTTGGTCAGTCTTGTCGGTACGTTTGGCGCGCAAGCAGGGAGAACCTGCTGATATCGTGTTGGTCGGGTCTGCCTCCCTGACCACCCACTCCTGGCGTCAGGACTATGTACTTCACTGCGGCAAGGACGGAATCTACAAGCTCTCAGTTGACTAAAAGGACGCTCCCCAGCAACCGTGATTGACAACGAGCAATGTCGATTGGATTCACATCCGTTGGTAGGTACTACGGACTGCTCACGTATTCCGTCATACAACGCGGCTCTGAGATGGGAATACGAATCGCACTCAGGAGCGACAAGAATGCACGTCGTGCGATTTTGAAGGTATTAAATGATGGGCTTCAGCCCTGGGCTCTCTTTGCGACCAATACAAAGACCCAGGGCTAAAGCCCAATTTTTTTAGGGCCAATAAACCGTGGGCTAAAAGCCCACGGCTCCCACCCATTCGAGCTTCGCTCGAACAACCCACATAAGCTTCGCGTATGTGGGGCACCCGAGTCGATTCATTAAGCTGCTACTTCCCGAGCTCCTGTCGATGCCGTCTCGGCACTGCTGCTTGATCCGAAGGTTTCGGAGTAAGCGTCGTTGTGCTGCCGAATAAGCTCCCCGTCCCAGGTATTCCGATCTGTTGCATACGAGAATGAGAAGCTGTACTGGCCGGTCGTCTGCACATAGCTGACCTGGTTGTTCTGCATCTGAGTTACCTTGTTTTGCAGCGCAGTCCGCAGGCTATTGTTCGGCATGGGATTAGGTCCGGGCGAGGGGAAAAGTTGAAAGAAGTTGGTCATATTGAACGTTGGATTGATGGTCGTGTCCGTTGCCCAGACATGTGGAATGGCGTCGTTCTGATTGAAGCAGGGCACATAGTTGGATGACGCATTGAGAACGTCGGCCAGTGCCTGGTTACCTGCGGCAAAGGACGCAAACGTGATGGCTTGAATACTGGCAGGAAGGGTCGTAAGTGGTTGCTGACCGTTCAGGAACTGGAAGGCAATCCAGCATGCCGCCAGATAAGCAACCGTCCCACCAAGACTGTGGCCGGTGATGAGCAACGGAGTGGTCGCGTTAAATGATCCGGAGATCGACTGCAGATAGGAACCAAGGTCCGTACCGCCCTTGGTGAGGCTGGCGTTCATCTGCATCAGGGCGCCGAAGAGCGCTGCCTGGGCGCCAATGGCCACCTTGGCTCCACTGACCGGGTCGAAGCCGGCCCAGAACTCGCAGCAAAAGTCTTCCAGTTCATCGGGCGCACCATGGGTCCCCTGAATGACCAGGGCATATTGGTTCGTTGTCGGGTTCAGGAGGACAGCCGAATAATCTGCGCCGATTGAGCTGGGCTGCCATACGACTGTCCAGGGCGATGGTGGATTGGGGTTGGAAGATACATGGTCGATCCAGTCACAAAGGCTCCACGCAAGCTGCGTGCCTTGAGGGAGACTGGTAGTAGAAGCCTGCTGTTTTTCAGATGTCATTGCAAAGGTTTCCTCTCGTTGAATGGGACATGGAGTTCCTGAATTCAGCCGAGACCTAAGCGAAGAAATTTGTAGCTAAGAGGGGGCAGATGAGGTACTTCAAGAGCGTCCAGATGTAGTTGCTCCGCTGGATCTCGGAGCTCCGTAGCCATACATGCGGATGCGGCTAGGGAGGTGCATCCGACAGCTTCGGCCTTTTTGCAGGGGCTGTCAAGAAGAGGTTGATGAAAGTTCTGTTGCTTGCCTGACAGAAACAGCCCAAGAGGCTAGCATCCATTGAGACAGAGTTTTCGCGCGGCAACTAAGCTCTGTCGCCCCTACAGGACAGGCAAGAGCAGGTCCTTCGCTACGCTCAGGATGACAAACAAAAGGTTCGCTCAGCGGGGTATTAACCGGCGGGAGCAGCGGGCTTCAGCCCGCTGATTGAAGTTCTTAAATGATGATGGGCTTCAGCCCTGGGCTCTCTCTGAGACCAACATAAAGACCCAGGGCTAAACAGGCTGCGGAAAAACTCTATATGAGGGGTTAATCGGGTCAAATTTGGGGATAGAAAATCATCACCCAATGTCCCCGGATCGCTTATAGGTCATTCTGACGCGATCGTTTTTTTTGCGCTTCTCGAAAATCGAGTTTTTCCGCAGCCTGTAAAGCCCAATTTCTTTAGAGCCAATAAACCGTGGGCTAAAAGCCCACGGCTCCCACCCATTCGAGCTTCGCTCGAATAGTTCACCCCAACGAACGACGTTCGTTGGGGACCCCGAATATCCCACTCACGCTATGCGTGAATGGGGCACTCAAGGTTATGGTGATCAGAAGCGGGATTGCTCTAGCGGGGTAGGAGCTCTGCGAGGCTCTTCATGTCTGTCAGGTTGCGGTCTTCCATCAGGGCGAGCAGTTGTTGCAGGTAGCCGGGGCTGTGTTCGACCGTCTTTGAGAAGGACTGGACGGTCTTCACCACTGCTTTTTCATCGAACTCGGATTGGCGGTTGCCGGAGATGCCGATCAGTAGGCCGTGCACCAGGACGTATTGGCCGATTAGCAGGGTGTATTCCTGGAAGATTGTCTTTGGTGTCGAATGCGCGCTGGCTTCGCGGCCGAAGGGGAACAGCGTTCTGAAGATGTAGTTCAGCAGGTAGTTCTCGAGAATGTGCGGGTGCTGCTCGAGGAATGGTTTGCAGTAGGCGTTGTCGGCGTGCTGATAGCGCTCCAGGTCCTGGGCGGCCGTTGATTCGGTTGCATAACCGATGCCGGCGAGGAAGTCCTGGAAGGATTCGTTGAAGCGCTTTGAGTTCACGCCGGAGCGGTTGGCAAGGTCGGCGACGCGAAGGACGAGATCCAGCTGTGCGGCGGTGTTCGCGGGCAGATGGTTGAGCTCTGTCCGGAGGGTGCCTTCCTCGACGATCTGCTGATAGCTCTGGATGATCTCCGCTACCTTCTCTTCACCTTCCAGCGAGGTGACCTCGTCGAGCTGCTTGCACATCATGCCCAGCAGGAAGATCCGCTGCCAGAGGGGACGGCTGCGATCGGTGAGCAGGTCTCCCATGCATAGCCGCACCTCGGTGAAATAGCTGAAGGGCTTGTGAGGCGAGTCGGGTCCGTTGCGGGCGAGCTTGGAGAACTGGTCGGTGCGGAAGGGAACAGCCGGGCCATCGGTGTGGCGGTTCGCAAATCCTGGATCCAGGAGCACCATGCGCGCTGCCTCGGGGCAGGAGAGATACAGGGAGACCTCGAGCTGTCCGTCGACTTGATTGAGGGCGCGGGGATAGGTGGAGCATGCGGCCGACAGGTAGTCGTGGCCATGCTCCTTGTGGATGCCGCAGAGACGCTGTGCCGTGAAGAAGGGGCACTTCTTATCGGCGGTCATCTCAATGCTGGCGTAGAGGTTATCGCTGGGAGAGCCTGGAACCTTACGGACATGGGTATCGACGGCGGACCGGATCTCGCTGACAGGCAGCAAACGGTAGAACTCATAGGTCTGTTTGTCGACGGGGACAGAGAATCCGTTGCAGCAGGTGTCGTCGCAGCCTCCGCGGAGGCATTGGAAGCCTTGTCCGTAGAGAGGCTGAGACGGTAGAGGTTGACGTGCGATAGCGCGGCTCACGGGGGTGAGGGGTGCAATCTGGGGGCCGTTGGTCGAGATAACGGATCAGAGGGCTTTAATGTCGGGTGGGGGAAGGGTGGGAAGCGAGGACCCTCAGTGGCTAAAGCCACTTCCTTTTGAGCGTTCGTCCGGGACGGCTGAAAGCCGTCCCCTTAAGCAATACATTCGCGCGGTGCGCGAACGCCCAGGTCCCTGTAGGGATATCACCCCAACGAACACGTTCATCGGGGACCGAACCCGGGGCAACCGCCGTATGGGCTCGTTCAAGATAACGGTTGACCGGTTGTGGGACGTCAGGGGCCTTTCTACCAAAGATGATTGTGGGAACATTCGCGCTACGCGCGAACCGCCTTGCTTAAGGGGACGACTTCAGTCGTCCCGTACCCGACGTACGAAACAAGTGGCTTCAGCCACTGAGGGACATCGGTGCGGGGCAGCAAGACCGTAATGCGTCGGCGGCGAATCGGGTCTCTCCCCGGGTGCTAGCTCTTCAACAGCTTCTGCGCCGTCTTCTGATCGGTGATCAGGACGTTGATCAGCTTGCCTTTGATCGCCGCCTTGATGGCGGTGAACTTGGCAGGCCCACCGGCGATGCCGATGATCTTGCTGACCCGCTTGAGCATCGGCATCTCGATGCCGATGACGCGGTTGAGCAGCGGCGAGCGGATGAGATCTCCCTGTTCGTTGAAGAACTGCAGGCAGATGTCGCCAACAGCGCCTTTCTTCTGCAACGACTCAAGCTCCGCCATGGTGAAGCTGTTGCCGCTGCTTTCGAGCAATGCCGATGGCTTCAAGGCGCCGATGCCAACCAGTGCGATGTCGAGCGTTGGGAAGGTTTCGATCGTCTCGCGTACATATGGTTCCTGCAGCAACAGGTCGCGTGTCTTGGAGCTACCGGTCACGCCTGGCGCCTGCAACAGTACAGGAGTAGCACCGATCAGACGCGAGAACTGATTTACAAGCTGGGTAGCGCGTGACTGGATATCAGGTGTCCCGACACCGCCGAGCATCTGGATGACACGTCCGCCCTCGGCACGATTGGTCGGGTGGAGCTGATCGACCATGGCCAGCAGGTGGCGGCTCCAGGAGGAGATGCCGATGTTCTCTTTGGGGCGCAACGTGGATTCGAGCAGGAATGCGGCTGCGGCGCCAAGCTCCTGGATCATATGGAACTCATCGTCAGGGCAGTCGACGATGACGACTTCGCGCAGGCTGAAGCGGCGCTCCAGCTCCTCTTCCATCTCGGCATAGACACCGCCGGGAACGTCGACGATGACACGCACCACGTTCGCCTCGCGCGCCTTCTTCAGAAGGCGTGAGACGGTGGACTGATGGATGCCGAGCATCTCGGTGATATCCTGCTGCCGCACCTCGTGTACGTAATAGAGGCGGGCGATCTTGACCATCAGTCGGGTTTCATTGATGCGTGGCATATAAATTTATGTCTGCATAATATTACACGTGGGTTTGGTCCGAACCTAGATTGCCGGTGGGAGCAGCGGGGTCCCCAGCCAGCTTTGTTGGCTGGGGTGTTCAGCGGGCTTCAGCCCGGTGATTGAAGGCATAAAAACGATGGGCTTTAGCCCTGGGTCTTTGATTGCGATACTCAGAAAAGCCCAGGGCTAAAGCCCAAATTCTCTTGTATCCAGGTACCGTGGGCTAAAAGCCCACGGCTCCCACCGGATTCGAGCTCCGCTCGAACTTCCCACCCATCACTCCGTGATGGATGGGGCACCCAGAGTCGTGGTATCCGCAAAGAAAAGGCCCGCTTTGGTAAGCGGGCCGAGTGTGGTGATGTATCTGAATAGCTCACACCTCAGCGTGATGGTGGTAAACATCCCATCCCATATAAGTCCCCAGGGCTTCGGCCACGGGCTCAGCGCAATGGCTTCCGTTCATCGCGGCATGATGCTCAAACCCGTTCTTGCAGATCACATGCATCAGCTTCTGGAGCTTCGGCACATGCGCGACGGCTCGGGTACCGAAGGTATCCAATGGATCATCCGTAAACAGACCATTGCCGACATAGGCGCGGATCTTGCCCTGAAGATCATCTGTACTGACGCGGCCAAAGGTGAGTGGGCCGGCAGGTGTGCGGCCTTCGAGGGCGCCGACGGTGTTCTGTTCTCCGAGTACGGTTCCGAGGATAGGAGCGGTGCCGATGCGGATGTCTGGCAGAAAATCCTTAGCCCAGTTGCCGCAGTGGAACAGGACGCACTTATCAGGATCGTTGCCGTAGTTGTTGTTCCAGTCGACCAGCGCCGAGGGCTTCTTGCTGGCGAGCTGCAGCGCGTACATACTGACGACGCCTGCGATATCGACCTCGCAGGCCGATGGCAGCATCTGCTCGCTCATCATGGACATGATGGTGCAGACATTGACGCCGAAGTTCTTCTGCATCGAAGACCAGCATTGAATGGCGGTCGCGGTCAGACCGAGCTCCTGCATCCAGTCATCGACGACCAGGGCAAACTTCGCCATCTTCACCAGGCTCTCAGTCGGAGCCTTGGATGCATCGGCGTAGCTGCGGATCTGTTCGATGCGTTGCTTCACCCGGGTGTCGGCGTCGGCGATACGCTGGGCGGAGCCGAAGACCTCGGAGAGGTCAATCGTATTGACGGAGATGCCCGCAGCCTCAAAGAGCTTTTCGCTGAAGCGGGTGGTGTTGAAGGCGTTGGGGCGTGCTCCCACTGCTCCCAGGCGGACACGACGGAGACCGCGCACGACGCGGCAGGTTGCGAGGAAGTTGGTGAGGTCTTCGCGGAAGCGGTCGCTATTGATGGCTACGGTGTGATCGCGGGTGAGGGTGTACTTGTAGCCGTACTGGCGCAG
This genomic window from Terriglobus albidus contains:
- a CDS encoding lipase family protein; the protein is MTSEKQQASTTSLPQGTQLAWSLCDWIDHVSSNPNPPSPWTVVWQPSSIGADYSAVLLNPTTNQYALVIQGTHGAPDELEDFCCEFWAGFDPVSGAKVAIGAQAALFGALMQMNASLTKGGTDLGSYLQSISGSFNATTPLLITGHSLGGTVAYLAACWIAFQFLNGQQPLTTLPASIQAITFASFAAGNQALADVLNASSNYVPCFNQNDAIPHVWATDTTINPTFNMTNFFQLFPSPGPNPMPNNSLRTALQNKVTQMQNNQVSYVQTTGQYSFSFSYATDRNTWDGELIRQHNDAYSETFGSSSSAETASTGAREVAA
- the fliB gene encoding flagellin lysine-N-methylase, producing the protein MSRAIARQPLPSQPLYGQGFQCLRGGCDDTCCNGFSVPVDKQTYEFYRLLPVSEIRSAVDTHVRKVPGSPSDNLYASIEMTADKKCPFFTAQRLCGIHKEHGHDYLSAACSTYPRALNQVDGQLEVSLYLSCPEAARMVLLDPGFANRHTDGPAVPFRTDQFSKLARNGPDSPHKPFSYFTEVRLCMGDLLTDRSRPLWQRIFLLGMMCKQLDEVTSLEGEEKVAEIIQSYQQIVEEGTLRTELNHLPANTAAQLDLVLRVADLANRSGVNSKRFNESFQDFLAGIGYATESTAAQDLERYQHADNAYCKPFLEQHPHILENYLLNYIFRTLFPFGREASAHSTPKTIFQEYTLLIGQYVLVHGLLIGISGNRQSEFDEKAVVKTVQSFSKTVEHSPGYLQQLLALMEDRNLTDMKSLAELLPR
- a CDS encoding sugar-binding transcriptional regulator; this translates as MPRINETRLMVKIARLYYVHEVRQQDITEMLGIHQSTVSRLLKKAREANVVRVIVDVPGGVYAEMEEELERRFSLREVVIVDCPDDEFHMIQELGAAAAFLLESTLRPKENIGISSWSRHLLAMVDQLHPTNRAEGGRVIQMLGGVGTPDIQSRATQLVNQFSRLIGATPVLLQAPGVTGSSKTRDLLLQEPYVRETIETFPTLDIALVGIGALKPSALLESSGNSFTMAELESLQKKGAVGDICLQFFNEQGDLIRSPLLNRVIGIEMPMLKRVSKIIGIAGGPAKFTAIKAAIKGKLINVLITDQKTAQKLLKS
- a CDS encoding L-fucose/L-arabinose isomerase family protein; the encoded protein is MPSTLGVILGNRDFFPDALISEARQQLTTLFSQLDVTPIWLTQGQTKLGDVQGWLDAVKCGELFRAHRSEIEGILVCLPNFGDEKALSDAIRLSELNVPILVQACPDDLDAFGLERRRDAFCGKISACNNLRQYGYKYTLTRDHTVAINSDRFREDLTNFLATCRVVRGLRRVRLGAVGARPNAFNTTRFSEKLFEAAGISVNTIDLSEVFGSAQRIADADTRVKQRIEQIRSYADASKAPTESLVKMAKFALVVDDWMQELGLTATAIQCWSSMQKNFGVNVCTIMSMMSEQMLPSACEVDIAGVVSMYALQLASKKPSALVDWNNNYGNDPDKCVLFHCGNWAKDFLPDIRIGTAPILGTVLGEQNTVGALEGRTPAGPLTFGRVSTDDLQGKIRAYVGNGLFTDDPLDTFGTRAVAHVPKLQKLMHVICKNGFEHHAAMNGSHCAEPVAEALGTYMGWDVYHHHAEV